One stretch of Salmo trutta chromosome 7, fSalTru1.1, whole genome shotgun sequence DNA includes these proteins:
- the LOC115197662 gene encoding filamin-C isoform X2 → MTSNNTHYYDDSQPPQLYQGTDNFEGDEEDEMPATEKDLAEDAPWKKIQQNTFTRWCNEHLKCVNKTVTDLQKDFGDGLKLIGLLEVLSQKKMYKKHHTRPNFRQMKLENVSVALEFLDREHIKLVSIDSKAIVDGNLKLILGLIWTLILHYSISMPMWEDEDDEEAKKLTPKQRLLGWIQNKVPELPINNFHRDWRDGKALGALVDNCAPGLCPDWKAWDPNHPVENAREAMQQADDWLGVPQVIAPEEIVDPDVDEHSVMTYLSQFPKAKLKPGAPLKPKGVQLYPNKAKAYGPGIDSHGNMVLKPAVFTVETLQAGQAEVLVYVTDPEGHTEEATVVFNNDKNRTYTVTYVPKVEGVHKVKVLFAGQDIDKSPYTVNVAKAMGDPNKVQARGPGLEPTGNVANKPTYFDIYTAGAGNGDVSVVIVDPEGKKDTVELILENKGDSVFRCTYRPMLEGPHTIHILFAGQEIPKSPFKVQIAEAINANACRATGRGLQPKGVRVKEVADFKVFTKGAGSGELKVSVTGPSGAEAPVKVKDIGDGVYECEYLPVQTGKYTVNITWGGQLIPRSPFEVEVSEEVGPQKVRAWGPGLLTGQVGKSADFVVEAIGTEVGTLGFSIEGPSQAKIECDDKGDGSCDVRYWPTEPGDYAVHVICDDEDIKDSPFMAHILPAANDCFPEKVKAFGPGLAPTGVIVNKPAEFTIDAREAGNGHLKIYAQDTEGVTIDIKITDKGDGTFLCVYIPTKPIKHTIIITWGDVNVPNSPFRVIVGEGCHPAKVKVYGPGVEKTGLKANEPTYFTVDCAEAGQGDISIGIKCAPGVVGPAEADIDFDIIKNDNDTFTVKYTPPGAGKYTIMVLFAEQEIPISPFRIKVDPSHDAGKVRAEGPGLNKTGVEVGTPTHFTIFTKGAGKAKPEVQFTAAGLKGEAVRDFEIIDNHDYSYTVKYTAVQQGQMTISVTHGGDPIPKSPFNITVAPPIDLGKVKVTGLDTKVEVGKDQEFSINTKGAGGQGEVAVKMTSPSGRPIPCKLESDAANGAHSVKYIPPEEGPYKVDVSYDGNPVPGSPFAVEGVMPADPSKVRAYGPGLKGGIVGKPAPFAIDTKGAGAGGLGLTVEGPCEAKIECQDNGDGTCSVSYLPTEAGEYAINILFGEQHIPGSPFKAAVKPCLDPSKVTASGPGLEKAKAGEPAYFTVDCTSAGEAELTIEIVSESGAQAEVHIQKTADGTFSVTYIPPFHGTHTITIKYGGHVVPKFPAVIQVEPAVDTSGVQVYGPGVEPRGVLKEVTTHFIVDARKTTKSGGDHVKARIINPSGANTDAYITDKGDGTYRVEYTAFEDGMHLIEVLYDDVAVPKSPFRVSVVEGCDPTRVRAYGPGLEGGLINKPNCFTVETRGAGTGGLGLTIEGASEAKMTCKDNKDGSCSVEYVPFTPGEYDVNINFGGHPIPGSPFRVPVKDVVDPSKVKCSGPGLGDGVRAHVPQAFTVDATQAGKAKVEVQLTGPSGSAEPVAVKNNGDGTHTVNYTPAQDGPYTVSVKYGDQEVPRSPFKVRSQPGHDASKVRASGPGLDKSGVAASLPVEFTIDARDAGEGLLTVQILDPEGKPKKATIHDNRDGTYTVSYVPDSTGPYTITIKYGGDEIPYSPYRISALPTGDASKCLLTVSIGGRALASGLTKMQAHEETIVSVDAKAAGKGKVTCSVTTPAGVELDMDVQENRDGTYDIYYTAPEPGKYVITIRFGGQHVPKSPFHVTATKEPVVPSDGMDQFRPLNLVIPFTVQQGPITGEVRMPSGKTARPHITDNKDGTITVKFNPTEKGLHEMDIKYEGNHIPGSPLQFYVDAINSGLVTAYGPGLCHGTVNKPATFTVVTKNAGEGGLSLAVEGPSKAEISCKDNKDGTCTVSYLPTSPGDYNIIVKFDNKHIPGSPFTAKITGDDSIRTSLLNVGTAADLSLKITESDLSLLTASIRAPSGNEEPCLLKRLPNRHIGISFTPKEVGEHEVSVKKGGKHVTNSPFKIQVGQSEIGEASRVKAFGKGLVEAHTFEMAEFFVDTRNAGYGGLGLSIEGPSKVDINCEDVEDGTCRVSYCPTEPGNYIINIKFSDKHIPGSPFTVKVTGEGRMKESITRKRTAPSIASVGSACGLNLKIPGNWFQMVSAQERMTRTFTRSSHTYTRTERTEISKMRGGETKREVRVEESTQMGGAGGGSPFRDVFGDFLGRESLASFAGIPATVTPTPGETVTQGSMTAQVTSPGGKTEQAEIVDGGDSTYSVRFVPQEMGAHTVNVKYSGQHVPGSPFQFTVGPMGEGGSHKVRAGGTGLERGVAGAPTEFSIWTREAGAGGLSIAVEGPSKAEISFEDRKDGSCGVAYIVQEPGDYEVSIKFNNEHIPDSPFIVPIATLSDEARRLTVTSLQEKDLKVNQEASFAVQRNGARGVVDAKVHTPSGSAEECYVTELDSDKNAIRFIPRENGVHSIDVKFNGSHIPGSPFNVRVGEAGQAGDPGMVTAYGPGLEGGSTGVASEFVVNTCNAGSGALSVTIDGPSKVKMDCSECPDGYKVIYTPMAPGSYLINIKYGGPNHIVGSPFKARVTGTRLSGGHSLHETSSVLVETVTKTSKVAGAYSSLSSSSKLTSDASKVVCRGAGLSKALVGQKNIFNVDCSKAGSNMLLVGVHGPTTPCEEVYVKHMGNRLYNVTYTVKDKGNYIVIVKWGDDSVPGSPFNVAVP, encoded by the exons gtctGTGCCCCGACTGGAAGGCCTGGGACCCTAACCACCCTGTGGAGAATGCCAGAGAGGCCATGCAGCAGGCTGACGACTGGCTGGGCGTGCCCCAG GTGATCGCCCCTGAGGAGATTGTAGATCCGGATGTGGATGAACATTCAGTGATGACCTACCTGTCCCAGTTCCCCAAGGCTAAGCTGAAGCCTGGCGCTCCCCTCAAACCTAAAGGCGTTCAGCTGTACCCCAACAAGGCCAAGGCATACGGACCTG GTATTGATTCCCATGGAAACATGGTTCTGAAGCCAGCAGTGTTCACAGTGGAGACTCTGCAGGCAGGTCAGGCTGAGGTGCTGGTCTATGTGACCGATCCTGAGGGACACACTGAGGAAGCTACGGTGGTCTTCAACAATGACAAAAACAGGACCTACACTGTCACTTACGTACCCAAGGTTGAGGGTGTCCACAAG GTTAAAGTGCTGTTTGCAGGGCAGGACATTGACAAGAGTCCCTACACAGTGAACGTTGCCAAGGCCATGGGGGATCCCAACAAGGTCCAGGCCAGAGGACCAGGGCTGGAACCTACCGGAAACGTGGCCAACAAACCCACCTATTTCGACATCTACACTGCAG GTGCTGGTAATGGTGATGTGAGCGTTGTCATCGTGGACCCTGAGGGGAAGAAAGACACAGTGGAACTGATCTTGGAAAACAAGGGGGACAGTGTTTTCCGTTGCACCTACCGGCCCATGTTGGAGGGCCCCCACACCATCCACATCCTGTTCGCGGGTCAGGAGATCCCCAAGAGCCCCTTCAAAGTTCAAATCGCAGAGG ccatCAATGCCAACGCGTGTCGTGCCACGGGCCGAGGCCTCCAGCCTAAGGGGGTGAGGGTGAAGGAGGTGGCAGACTTCAAGGTCTTCACCAAGGGAGCCGGCAGCGGAGAGCTCAAGGTCTCAGTGACTGGACCAA GTGGAGCAGAGGCACCAGTGAAAGTTAAGGATATTGGTGATGGTGTCTATGAGTGTGAATATCTCCCTGTCCAGACTGGTAAATACACAGTTAACATCACCTGGGGAGGACAACTCATCCCACGCAG TCCCTTCGAGGTGGAGGTGAGTGAGGAGGTTGGCCCTCAGAAGGTGAGAGCTTGGGGCCCCGGCCTGCTGACCGGCCAGGTGGGCAAGTCAGCTGACTTCGTGGTCGAGGCCATCGGCACCGAAGTAGGAACTCTGG gtttctccaTCGAGGGTCCGTCCCAGGCTAAGATAGAATGTGACGATAAGGGTGACGGCTCCTGCGATGTCCGCTATTGGCCCACTGAGCCAGGTGACTACGCCGTCCATGTCATCTGTGATGACGAAGACATCAAGGACAGCCCCTTCATGGCCCACATCCTGCCTGCAGCCAATGACTGCTTTCCTGAGAAG GTGAAAGCTTTCGGTCCAGGTCTGGCGCCCACTGGGGTCATTGTAAACAAACCGGCAGAGTTCACCATCGATGCCCGCGAGGCTGGCAACGGCCACCTCAAGATCTACGCCCAGGATACAGAGGGCGTCACCATCGACATTAAGATCACTGACAAGGGTGACGGCACCTTCCTGTGTGTGTACATCCCCACCAAGCCCATCAaacacaccatcatcatcacctggGGAGACGTCAACGTGCCCAACAGCCCCTTCAGG gtGATTGTTGGAGAGGGCTGCCACCCAGCCAAGGTCAAGGTGTATGGTCCAGGAGTGGAGAAGACAGGACTCAAGGCCAACGAGCCCACCTACTTCACTGTGGACTGTGCCGAGGCTGGACAAG GAGACATTAGCATTGGGATCAAGTGTGCTCCAGGAGTGGTGGGTCCAGCTGAGGCTGACATCGACTTTGACATCATCAAGAACGACAATGACACCTTCACTGTCAAGTACACTCCTCCTGGCGCAGGGAAATACACCATCATGGTGCTGTTCGCTGAGCAG GAAATACCCATCAGTCCATTCAGAATTAAGGTTGATCCTTCCCATGATGCTGGCAAAGTGAGGGCTGAGGGCCCAGGACTCAACAAGACAGGCGTGGAGGTGGGTACTCCGACCCACTTCACCATCTTTACCAAGGGAGCAGGCAAGGCCAAGCCTGAGGTCCAGTTCACAGCAGCTGGCCTGAAGGGGGAAGCCGTGAGGGACTTTGAGATCATCGACAACCATGACTACTCCTACACCGTCAAGTACACCGCTGTTCAACAGGGCCAGATGACCATCTCCGTCACCCATGGAGGGGACCCCATTCCCAAGAGCCCCTTCAATATTACTGTGGCTCCTCCTATAGATCTGGGAAAGGTCAAGGTTACAGGACTCGACACCA AAGTGGAGGTGGGCAAGGACCAGGAGTTTTCCATCAACACCAAGGGAGCTGGTGGGCAGGGCGAGGTAGCCGTCAAGATGACCTCACCCTCCGGCCGACCAATCCCCTGCAAGCTGGAGTCAGACGCGGCCAATGGCGCCCACTCTGTGAAGTATATCCCCCCAGAGGAGGGGCCTTACAAGGTGGACGTCAGCTATGATGGGAACCCCGTCCCTGGATCCCCCTTCGCAGTAGAGGGAGTGATGCCTGCTGACCCCTCAAAG GTGCGCGCTTATGGCCCAGGCCTGAAGGGAGGCATTGTGGGTAAACCAGCTCCATTCGCCATCGACACCAAAGGAGCGGGCGCCGGTGGGCTGGGCCTGACGGTGGAGGGGCCGTGCGAGGCTAAGATTGAGTGCCAGGACAACGGAGATGGAACCTGCTCAGTTTCCTACTTGCCCACTGAGGCTGGAGAGTACGCCATCAACATCCTGTTTGGAGAGCAGCACATCCCTGGGTCTCCCTTCAAAGCAGCTGTGAAGCCATGTCTGGACCCCAGCAAG GTAACAGCCAGTGGGCCAGGCCTGGAGAAGGCCAAGGCAGGGGAACCAGCCTACTTCACAGTGGACTGCACCAGTGCTGGAGAGGCTGAACTCACCATTGAGATCGTCTCTGAGTCCGGGGCTCAGGCTGAGGTCCACATCCAGAAGACTGCAGATGGGACCTTCTCTGTCACCTACATCCCACCCTTCCACGGCACACACACCATTACCATCAAGTACGGGGGTCATGTTGTACCCAAGTTCCCCGCGGTCATCCAGGTGGAGCCGGCTGTGGACACCAGCGGAGTGCAGGTCTATGGACCAGGGGTGGAGCCCAGAG GAGTCCTCAAGGAGGTCACCACCCACTTCATCGTGGACGCCCGTAAAACGACCAAGAGTGGCGGTGACCACGTGAAAGCACGCATCATCAACCCTTCAGGCGCCAACACAGACGCCTACATCACAGACAAGGGAGACGGAACCTACAGAGTGGAGTATACCGCCTTCGAGGACG GTATGCACCTGATTGAGGTGTTGTATGATGACGTGGCGGTCCCTAAGAGTCCGTTCAGGGTGTCTGTGGTGGAGGGCTGTGACCCCACCCGGGTCAGGGCCTACGGGCCGGGCCTGGAGGGAGGACTTATCAACAAACCCAACTGCTTCACCGTCGAGACCAG gggtgctggtactggaggccTGGGCCTGACCATCGAGGGAGCCTCTGAGGCTAAGATGACCTGTAAAGACAACAAAGATGGCAGCTGCAGCGTAGAATACGTTCCCTTCACGCCTGGAGAATACGACGTCAACATCAACTTCGGAGGACACCCCATTCCAG GCAGTCCGTTCCGTGTGCCAGTGAAGGACGTGGTAGATCCCAGTAAGGTGAAGTGCTCAGGTCCAGGGCTGGGGGATGGAGTCAGAGCCCACGTGCCTCAGGCCTTTACTGTGGACGCTACCCAGGCTGGAAAGGCAAAAGTGGAAGTACAGCTAACAGGACCATCag GTTCTGCTGAGCCTGTTGCTGTGAAGAACAACGGTGATGGGACACACACGGTCAACTACACCCCAGCTCAGGACGGCCCTTACACTGTGTCTGTCAAATACGGAGACCAGGAGGTCCCTCGCAG tCCATTCAAGGTGAGGTCCCAGCCTGGTCATGATGCCAGTAAGGTCCGTGCCAGCGGTCCAGGTCTGGATAAATCAGGTGTGGCCGCCAGCCTACCAGTGGAGTTCACCATCGATGCCCGCGACGCAGGAGAGGGACTGCTCACTGTACAGATACTG GATCCTGAGGGCAAGCCAAAGAAGGCCACTATCCATGACAACAGAGATGGGACGTACACAGTGTCCTATGTACCAGACTCCACCGGCCCTTACACCATCACCATCAAGTATGGAGGAGACGAGATCCCCTACTCCCCCTACCGCATCTCAGCTCTGCCCACTGGAGACGCCAGCAAGTGTCTGCTTACTG TGTCTATCGGAGGCCGTGCCCTGGCGTCGGGTCTGACCAAGATGCAGGCGCACGAAGAGACCATCGTCTCCGTTGACGCAAAGGCTGCAGGGAAGGGCAAGGTGACCTGTTCGGTGACGACCCCAGCGGGGGTGGAGCTAGACATGGACGTTCAGGAGAATCGTGACGGAACCTACGACATCTACTACACGGCTCCGGAACCTGGGAAATACGTCATCACCATCCGCTTCGGAGGACAACACGTCCCCAAGAGCCCCTTCCACGTAACG GCCACCAAGGAGCCTGTTGTCCCTAGTGATGGCATGGATCAGTTCAGACCTCTTAACCTGGTCATCCCATTCACCGTTCAGCAGGGACCGATCACAG GTGAGGTGCGTATGCCCTCCGGTAAGACGGCCCGTCCCCACATCACCGACAACAAGGATGGGACCATCACAGTCAAGTTCAACCCTACTGAGAAGGGTCTGCATGAGATGGACATCAAGTATGAAGGAAACCACATCCCAG GAAGTCCCCTCCAGTTCTATGTAGACGCTATAAACAGTGGTCTGGTGACAGCGTATGGACCTGGGCTGTGTCATGGCACCGTCAACAAACCCGCCACCTTTACCGTCGTCACCAAGAACGCTGGAGAAG GTGGTCTGTCCCTGGCTGTGGAAGGTCCCTCTAAGGCAGAGATCAGCTGTAAAGACAATAAGGACGGTACCTGTACTGTGTCCTACCTGCCCACCTCACCAGGAGACTACAACATCATCGTCAAGTTTGACAACAAGCACATCCCTGGCAGTCCCTTCACTGCTAAGATCACTG GTGATGACTCTATCAGGACGTCCCTGCTCAACGTGGGAACAGCAGCAGATCTATCCCTGAAGATCACAGAGTCTGACCTGAGCCTGCTGACAGCTAGCATCAGAGCTCCATCAGGAAACGAGGAGCCCTGTCTGCTCAAGAGACTGCCCAACAGACACATCG GTATCTCCTTTACCCCTAAGGAGGTGGGAGAGCACGAGGTGAGCGTGAAGAAGGGTGGTAAGCACGTGACCAACAGCCCCTTCAAGATCCAGGTTGGCCAGTCAGAGATTGGCGAGGCCAGCCGGGTCAAGGCCTTTGGTAAAGGACTGGTGGAGGCACACACCTTTGAAATGGCTGAGTTCTTTGTGGACACTAGGAATGCAG gTTATGGTGGTCTGGGATTGTCTATCGAGGGTCCGAGTAAAGTGGATATAAACTGTGAGGATGTGGAGGATGGGACGTGCAGAGTCAGTTACTGCCCCACAGAGCCAGGCAACTACATTATCAACATCAAGTTCTCTGATAAGCACATCCCTG GAAGTCCTTTCACAGTGAAGGTAACAGGAGAAGGAAGGATGAAGGAGAGCATCACTAGGAAGAGAACAGCCCCCTCCATCGCCTCTGTCGGCAGCGCCTGTGGCCTCAACCTGAAAATCCCTG GAAACTGGTTCCAGATGGTGTCAGCCCAGGAGAGGATGACTCGCACGTTCACACGCAGCAGCCACACGTACACGCGCACAGAGCGCACGGAGATCAGCAAGATGAGGGGCGGAGAGACGAAGAGGGAGGTGAGGGTAGAGGAGAGCACCCAGATGGGAGGAGCGGGAGGAGGCAGTCCCTTCAGAGATGTGTTTGGAGACTTCCTGGGCAGAGAGAGTCTGGCTAGCTTCGCTGGTATACCCGCTACAGTCACACCAACACCTG gTGAGACAGTTACCCAGGGTAGTATGACAGCCCAGGTGACCAGCCCCGGGGGTAAAACAGAACAGGCAGAGATCGTAGATGGAGGGGATAGCACTTACAGCGTCCGCTTTGTACCCCAGGAGATGGGGGCCCACACGGTCAACGTGAAGTACAGCGGGCAGCATGTCCCCGGAAGTCCCTTCCAGTTCACTGTTGGGCCCATGGGAGAAGGAGGGTCCCACAAGGTCCGGGCCGGAGGCACTGGGCTGGAGAGAGGAGTGGCAGGAGCACCAA CTGAATTCAGTATCTGGACGCGTGAGGCTGGTGCAGGGGGTCTGTCCATCGCTGTAGAGGGGCCCAGTAAGGCTGAGATCTCATTTGAAGACAGGAAGGATGGATCCTGTGGGGTGGCCTACATCGTTCAGGAGCCAG GTGACTATGAAGTGTCTATCAAGTTCAACAACGAGCACATCCCCGACAGCCCCTTCATCGTTCCCATAGCAACGCTGTCTGACGAGGCACGCAGACTCACTGTCACCAGCCTGCAG GAGAAGGATCTGAAGGTGAATCAGGAAGCGTCGTTCGCTGTGCAGCGTAACGGGGCGAGGGGCGTGGTTGATGCTAAGGTCCACACCCCATCTGGCTCAGCTGAGGAGTGTTATGTCACCGAGCTGGACAGTG ACAAGAACGCGATCCGCTTCATTCCACGTGAGAACGGCGTGCACTCCATTGACGTCAAGTTCAACGGCAGTCACATCCCCGGTAGCCCGTTCAATGTGCGGGTGGGGGAGGCAGGACAGGCTGGAGATCCAGGCATGGTGACAGCATACGGGCCTGGACTGGAGGGAGGATCTACAG gcgtGGCCTCTGAGTTCGTAGTGAACACTTGTAATGCGGGGTCAGGTGCCCTGTCTGTGACCATTGACGGCCCCTCTAAGGTCAAGATGGACTGTTCTGAGTGCCCCGATGGCTACAAGGTTATCTACACTCCCATGGCCCCCGGCAGCTATCTCATCAACATCAAATACGGAGGACCCAACCACATAGTGGGCAGCCCCTTCAAAGCCAGagtcacag gaaCCCGTCTGTCCGGTGGTCATAGCCTTCACGAGACGTCCTCGGTGCTGGTAGAGACGGTCACTAAGACTTCCAAGGTTGCCGGAGCGTACAGCTCCTTATCGTCCTCGTCCAAACTGACCTCAGATGCCAGCAAGGTGGTGTGTCGAGGCGCAGGGCTCTCCAAGGCTCTGGTGGGACAGAAGAACATCTTCAATGTAGACTGCAGCAAAGCAG gctCTAACATGTTGCTGGTGGGAGTGCACGGCCCCACGACCCCATGTGAAGAGGTGTACGTCAAACACATGGGCAACCGCCTCTACAACGTCACCTACACTGTCAAAGACAAGGGAAACTACATCGTTATCGTCAAGTGGGGTGACGATAGTGTCCCCGGCAGCCCCTTCAATGTAGCTGTGCCTTGA